The following nucleotide sequence is from Anopheles stephensi strain Indian chromosome 3, UCI_ANSTEP_V1.0, whole genome shotgun sequence.
GGTTGGAGGACCTCTCTAAATTTAAATGACATAAATTTTAGCTTGTTAGATTTGTAACCAGTTTTGATGAAATTTCACCGCTAATAATTCCGCTAATTCCATCTTCCAAACGATCGTATACGTTCGTCTCGAAGCTTCCACGATGCACAAAATTCGTGCAGCACTGTACCCGGTGGCATTGTGTGTGGGGTGCGATTTAACAGTTTTCAAACTCTTGCATACACGCATCGACTTCGCATCCTCAAAACGCAACCCGGCCCGATATTGCGGCCCAACGGGTCCCGCAATTTCAAGCCGTGTCTTTAAACATTCCGCGCGCGCTCCACAAGAAACTCCCCAAAAATCGGCACCAGCATGGTCGGGTGAGCTGGGTGGGCCATCGGTGGGttggaaatgggtgaaaacaGGCGAAAAATCGAACACAACACAATACACGCGCAAAAGCACGGTTCCCCGACACGATCAAGCATGCAGCGAAGCACGGTTAGCCAATCGTAGCGCACGCCGATGACGTCTCTCGTGCTATTTTTAGCACCATGAATCATATGTTCCACGGCCGAACACTACTACCCGCAAACCGATCCGTCGGTGTTCAAGTcggcttcatttttttccattcgccATTCATTCGTTTATCTACGTTCAAGCCggacgcgcgcgtgtgtgctgctgctcggtgtgCTTCTTCGACAGCAGCGGGTAGCGATCGTTTTCCATCACGAGACGACGAAACATTTTCGTACGCAAAGGGCACACAATTGCATCTCCCCGGTCACCGTGTATGTTTTGTTATGTTTGTGATAAGTGAACATCGGTTCTAAGTGTGGCTTTAAAAGGGATTGGAAAATTATCAGTGTGGAAAAGGTGCGAAAAGCAAATGTGACACCACCCGTCCCAAACCAACCAGGCAGGCAGTAAAACACGTCGAATAAATTAGGCGTAGGCTGCCGTGCATTGCGAAATCTCTCCCCAGTTGTCGCAGCAGTGTGTGCGCGcacatgtttgtttgtgtgcgtgacaagaaacacacacggcaaAACCCGTGAAAAGACCCCGCGCACTTTTCATTTGGGTCCGCATATATACTTTGTGTTGTTGCCAGTGGGACAGTTTCATTATTATTGCGCGGTCTTGTGCGtacgcgtgcgtgtgtgtgtgtgtttggagctCTCGCTGCTTGTGTCACAGTGTGCGTGCGCGACACAAAGCAAAGAACGACACAGCAGATAAAACGTTCGCTTCTTTGCACACTTGAAGCTTATTCGCAAGACGGAACTGGGCGAACACgttaagaaaaaagaaaaacccagcAAATAACACATCCAAGTGACCTTAgcgaaacaagcaaattgaaagaaaCGCAGATAATCACCAGCAGTGTGTATCTTTACGTTAgttgtgtatctgtgtgtgtgtgtgagctagCGCTAGTGCTTCAATTTGCCTGTCATTTCCTCTTCCCGTGTTTATTGTGATATTAGTCCTCCCTTGTCGGGGAAGTTGCAAGGGACCGCGATAGATAAACTATCAGCCGCGGTGGCATCTGTAAGCTCTCCAGTGCGCGGAACGCGGGACTCGTTAACCTTCAAAACGTGATTTCTGTATGCAACCCAAAACATAAAGATTGCAACATCAGCGCagcagtgtgtttgtgtgacggCTGTATGGGTGTGTAGCAAACGAACAAGTGTCAGTGCATTCTTCGATTGGGCAAAAAAGCGAAGGTTGTTGTTTATCGTACgcaatttgacatttcgtTCCCTGTGCCTAAACAACACCGTAAATATTTAATCTTGGCACGGCTTAACAAGCCGTAGTGCTATAGGCCCGGGTTAATTGCGggagcacttttttttgctaccagCCGAAGCTGAAGCACCGTGAGACACCAATACCTAATAGCAGCAAGATGCGGAACAACGTGCTgaacagcaaacacaccaacaacaacacgatGGAATCGTTCTACGAGGACAATAACGCCCAGTTCGTACCGtccaccaccacgacgaaCGGTGTTACGACGGGCAACGGGAATGGGTTGAAGCGGCCCGCCACGCTCGAGCTGAACCTCGCACCGGGAAAGGCACGCAAAACGCGGTACAATGCGTCCGTCACCATGCCCTCGGTACTGCCCTCGCCGGACATGCAGATGCTGAAGCTGGTGTCGCCCGAGTTGGAGAAAATCATTAGCACCAACGCGACGCTACCGACGCCGACGCCCAGCGCCATCATCTTCCCACCGTCGGCCACGTCCGAGCAGCAACAGTTTGCGAAAGGGTTCGAGGATGCGCTGCTTTCCATCCACAAGAAGGACACCACCAGCAAGATGaacacgaacaacaacaacaataataacaGCAATACGAGCAATAACAACAATGGTCCCAGTGCGAACATTGGCGGTGCACCGGCGGAACGGCTGTGTCCACCAACTACGGCCGCCCCGACGACCGTGGTACCGGTGGTGGGTGGTACGACGACAAACAATCTCGCCAGTACGGTACTAGCTTCCGGCCACAATAATGGTATGAGCGGGGGAGAAATTACCTACACAAACTTAGGTAAGCAGTGGCACGGTTTCTCTGCCAGAAGACCCACCATCTAATGATCGGTTTCAATTTTCCTAACCCACACAGATTACCCAGGCGTTGTGAAGGAGGAACCGCAGGCCACCTCGAGCAATCAATCGCCCCCGGTCAGTCCGATCGATATGGAATCGCAGGAGCGCATCAAGCTGGAACGGAAGCGGTTGCGGAACCGGGTGGCCGCCTCCAAGTGCCGCCGGCGGAAGCTGGAACGCATCTCGAAGCTGGAGGAGCGGGTCAAGGAACTGAAAACGCAAAATTCCGAGCTGAGCGGTGTGGTGTGCAGCCTGAAGCAGCACATATTCCAGCTGAAGCAGCAGGTGATCGAGCACCACAACAACGGCTGTACGATTACGCTGGTGGGCAAGTTTTGAGGTGATTCGCGAGCCCAAAACCCTAATGCGGCTTACCTTATCGTAGCCTTCCGCTTTACTATAGATTTGTCCTTTAAGGAGATAATACAAACGTGCGCAGGACGTCGCGATTGCTTTGcaaaaaacgggggaaaagcAATAAGTAGTAGCGTAGCAAATCAAAAcgacacacagcaaacagttacacagacacacgaacAAAGCTTATTGCCATTGTGAAACACAGAAATGCCTTATCGTATTACGTAGGAGTTTTGCTTACACAGGTGCATGGGTACACTACAGAGGACCATGTGCCGGAGGAAGCGGAGTAGGAAACAGTGCATGTGCAAATGCGACGAGTAAGGAGTttaaaacggaaaacaaaacggtgGATAAATGTAGTGTTAACCAATTATTGCGTTATTTAAGCGATAAGTTAGTGACCAGGACAgggcgaaaaaggaaaaaagggactAACTGTTCCGTTTTAGGTGAGGTATAGGACGATAAGCTGTTAATAGGTCTGACTGCCTGTGGTCGTCAGCGTTTGGGAGGTAACGAGTCAGATTTTAGgtcaggtttattttaatggtAGGATTCGAGTTCAAAAACAAGTGCTTCTAGTCGTTGGATTGAGCTTTTCAGAGGACACCTTGTGTTAAAACGCGGTCGAGATTGTCCGCGTCCGCAATGCTCTAGTGTCATATGGATAGTTTGTAAGCTTTGTTCTCGTTTAATGTAAAAGAGGTTTTATTTAGATGTTTTCCCTCGCTTTAACCACTTTCTCGTTCCCAGTTTAAACGTTTTTAGCCCCTCTCCACGTCCCGGTATAGGAAACTATCCGCCAGTGCTTACAA
It contains:
- the LOC118509558 gene encoding transcription factor AP-1-like gives rise to the protein MRNNVLNSKHTNNNTMESFYEDNNAQFVPSTTTTNGVTTGNGNGLKRPATLELNLAPGKARKTRYNASVTMPSVLPSPDMQMLKLVSPELEKIISTNATLPTPTPSAIIFPPSATSEQQQFAKGFEDALLSIHKKDTTSKMNTNNNNNNNSNTSNNNNGPSANIGGAPAERLCPPTTAAPTTVVPVVGGTTTNNLASTVLASGHNNGMSGGEITYTNLDYPGVVKEEPQATSSNQSPPVSPIDMESQERIKLERKRLRNRVAASKCRRRKLERISKLEERVKELKTQNSELSGVVCSLKQHIFQLKQQVIEHHNNGCTITLVGKF